Proteins co-encoded in one Corylus avellana chromosome ca9, CavTom2PMs-1.0 genomic window:
- the LOC132192290 gene encoding LOW QUALITY PROTEIN: TSL-kinase interacting protein 1-like (The sequence of the model RefSeq protein was modified relative to this genomic sequence to represent the inferred CDS: deleted 1 base in 1 codon), translated as MQTELQVSLDSESRLHPENISFQDGDPDLTLSTTDDVLAKKPAKRPTRQWAAWTRQEEESFFTALRQVGKNFEKITRRVQSKNKDQVRHYYYRLVRRMNKLLGPGLCLDAKNSKDTNAAMLRWWSLLEKYSCKASKLHLKPRRFKIFIEALEHQLLKDRRKNVRKRPSQGENCLPPTPSTLSNQNRASGQDARTVKLVLVDSQNIQKLGSGKTLKRNTNVGVNQVTTEGSSTMKPARQRRKPGVISSAAYKKWEKAAIAGVSLVADAAEHLERAATDKEVDHEPSVAGQKDSDPIGKVVSPLATFSHNLFVENNMLTSMKLKLQLFPIDDITRRALEMDKHNPFLELTLSTRKKISSVLEHLNRKWGSSSVASGELMLFPYSAQGENLVGCQSWTQDSVVSAADVYGMLGRPPVFRLKYGWFSNTEPGSAALQAPSASCCILSEHNMNDDNIKEKITGSAPISMPSTNVQSVDLYEDQQTSGNKNHVLPHASTDVPSEMNKYTCKGPNHNLVESDRATNISWHRKEAAGDGTIMRQSEHVDDPRLSAGTALSAGEWADTLTNISIGDLLLGVSHDIDANCIDQPVAESSQCLQQIPFSCDSFDAAIAAHISKHQDKIGYQPTLSSHACSIWDAEETCDAFAFKKNPVLCQEDPSLSRVTSPGACKQTARTSLEGTGCLVEELPEVEKPVENSAQGDPEDESESDPHILDNSAKDFSTLADIYWPDSLGPLDLDIPSSKYHNEDLILSDSLSGLNRLIASSLDAFQNCSFFGLEKKESAAAEAREAASSFSNFKIGSGV; from the exons ATGCAGACAGAGTTACAGGTCTCTTTGGACTCTGAGTCACGCCTTCATCCAGAGAATATCTCCTTTCAGGATGGGGATCCTGATTTAACCTTATCCACCACAGATGATGTTCTGGCAAAGAAGCCTG CAAAAAGACCAACACGGCAATGGGCTGCCTGGACACGTCAAGAGGAGGAAAGTTTCTTTACTGCATTACGACAAGTCGGCAAG AATTTTGAGAAGATCACTCGCCGTGTccaaagtaaaaacaaagatCAG GTTAGGCATTATTACTATCGACTTGTGAGACGTATGAACAAGTTGCTTGGTCCAGGGCTGTGTTTGGATGCCAAGAACTCTAAAGATACTAATGCTGCAATGCTTCGATG GTGGTCCTTACTAGAAAAGTATAGCTGCAAAGCCTCCAAGCTTCACTTGAAGCCTCGAAGATTTAAGATATTTATAGAAGCCTTG GAGCACCAACTCTTGAAAGACCGGAGGAAGAATGTAAGGAAGCGACCTTCCCAAGGGGAGAACTGTTTGCCTCCTACTCCAAGCACTTTATCAAACCAAAATAGAGCATCAGGACAAGATGCTCGCACAGTTAAACTTGTTCTTGTAGATAgtcaaaacattcaaaaattaGGATCTGGAAAAACATTGAAGCGCAATACGAATGTGGGTGTTAACCAAGTAACAACAGAGGGGAGTTCCACGATGAAACCCGCC AGGCAACGACGGAAACC TG GTGTTATCTCATCAGCTGCAtataaaaaatgggaaaaggcTGCAATTGCTGGGGTTTCTTTAGTTGCTGATGCTGCTGAGCATTTGGAACGGGCCGCTACTGATAAAGAGGTTGATCACGAGCCAAGTGTTGCAG GCCAAAAGGATTCTGATCCCATTGGCAAAGTTGTGTCTCCTCTGGCTACTTTTTCGCACAATCTTTTTGTTGAGAACAATATGCTCACTTCTATGAAACTCAAGCTCCAGTTATTTCCAATTGATGATATTACTCGGAGAGCCTTGGAAATG GATAAGCATAATCCGTTCCTGGAGCTCACTCTTAGTACCCGGAAGAAGATATCTTCAGTTTTAGAACATCTAAATCGCAAATGGGGCAGTTCAAGTGTGGCATCTGGAGAGCTAATGCTTTTCCCTTATAGTGCTCAAGGGGAAAACCTGGTGGGTTGTCAGAGTTGGACACAGGATTCTGTTGTCAGTGCTGCTGATGTATATGGAATGCTAGGAAGGCCTCCAGTTTTCCGTTTAAA GTATGGTTGGTTTTCCAATACCGAGCCTGGTTCTGCTGCATTGCAAGCTCCTTCAGCATCATGCTGCATTCTCAGTGAACATAACATGAACGATGACAATATAAAGGAGAAGATCACAGGTTCAGCACCCATCTCCATGCCATCTACTAATGTTCAATCTGTGGATCTCTATGAGGATCAACAAACCTCAGGGAACAAGAACCATGTTCTCCCTCATGCTTCAACTGATGTGCCCAGTGAGATGAATAAGTACACTTGCAAGGGTCCAAACCATAACCTTGTGGAGTCTGATCGTGCAACTAATATATCTTGGCACAGAAAGGAGGCGGCTGGGGATGGGACTATCATGAGACAATCAGAACATGTG GATGACCCGAGATTAAGCGCTGGGACTGCACTATCAGCTGGGGAGTGGGCTGATACCCTTACCAACATAAGCATTGGAGATCTACTTTTAGGAGTTTCTCACGATATTGATGCTAATTGCATTGACCAACCTGTTGCTGAAAGCTCTCAGTGCCTTCAGCAGATTCCATTCAGTTGTGATTCATTTGATGCTGCTATCGCTGCTCACATATCTAAGCATCAGGACAAGATAGGATATCAACCAACTCTGTCATCCCATGCATGTTCCATCTGGGATGCTGAAGAAACATGTGATGCCTTCGCATTTAAAAAGAACCCTGTTCTGTGTCAGGAGGATCCAAGTTTATCCAGAGTTACTTCTCCAGGGGCCTGCAAACAGACTGCCAGAACAAGCTTGGAGGGCACTGGTTGTTTGGTTGAG GAGTTACCTGAAGTAGAGAAACCTGTGGAAAACTCTGCACAAGGAGACCCCGAGGATGAGTCTGAGTCTGATCCACACATTCTGGACAATTCGGCAAAGGATTTCAGCACACTAGCAGATATATATTGG CCTGATTCTTTAGGACCGCTGGATCTGGATATACCATCTTCTAAATACCATAATGAAGATTTGATTCTAAGTGATAGCCTCAGCGGCTTGAACCGTCTCATAGCCAGCAGCCTGGATGCATTCCAAAATTGCTCATTTTTTGGGTTGGAGAAGAAAGAATCAGCAGCGGCGGAAGCCCGAGAAGCTGCCTCctccttttcaaattttaagattGGCAGTGGGGTTTGA